In the genome of Bradyrhizobium arachidis, one region contains:
- the sppA gene encoding signal peptide peptidase SppA — translation MSLDSDIIVDRRRIRRKLTFWRVMAALIAIAAIAGFAMVATPGARGTFASAGSIARVQIEGLIRSDSDRTQALERLENSQAAAVIVHINSPGGTTAGSEQLYDSLVRLKAKKPLVVVVEGLAASGGYITAIASDHIIAQQSSLVGSIGVLFQYPNVAELLKTIGVKVEEVKSSPLKAAPNGFEPTSPEARAALDALVKDSYAWFKGLVKDRRGMDDTQLEKVADGRVFTGRQAIDLKLIDQIGDEKTAVTWLVEQKGVKKGLSVRDYKLQPRFSDLPFLKTAAAVTLEALGLGAIAHQIGQTGVIQAVDRVGMDGMLALWQPAASN, via the coding sequence ATGTCGCTCGATTCGGACATCATCGTCGATCGCCGCAGGATCCGCCGCAAGCTGACGTTCTGGCGCGTGATGGCCGCGCTGATCGCGATCGCTGCGATTGCGGGCTTCGCGATGGTCGCAACGCCCGGCGCGCGCGGCACCTTCGCATCCGCCGGCTCGATCGCGCGGGTGCAGATCGAAGGCCTGATCCGCAGCGACTCCGACCGCACGCAGGCGCTGGAGCGGCTGGAGAACTCGCAGGCCGCCGCCGTGATCGTTCACATCAACTCGCCGGGCGGCACCACCGCCGGCTCCGAGCAGCTCTACGATTCGCTCGTGAGGCTCAAGGCGAAGAAGCCGCTCGTCGTCGTGGTCGAGGGCCTTGCCGCCTCCGGCGGCTACATCACCGCGATCGCGAGCGATCACATCATCGCGCAGCAAAGCTCGCTGGTCGGCTCGATCGGCGTGCTGTTCCAGTATCCCAACGTCGCCGAGCTCCTGAAGACGATCGGCGTCAAGGTCGAGGAGGTCAAATCCTCGCCGCTGAAGGCCGCGCCGAACGGTTTTGAGCCGACCAGCCCTGAGGCGCGGGCCGCGCTCGATGCGCTGGTGAAGGATTCCTATGCCTGGTTCAAGGGCCTGGTGAAGGACCGGCGTGGCATGGATGACACGCAGCTGGAAAAAGTCGCTGACGGCCGCGTCTTCACCGGACGCCAGGCGATCGATCTCAAGCTGATCGATCAGATCGGCGATGAGAAGACGGCGGTGACCTGGCTGGTCGAGCAGAAAGGCGTCAAGAAGGGTCTTTCGGTGCGCGATTACAAGCTCCAGCCGCGCTTTAGCGATCTGCCATTCCTCAAGACTGCAGCCGCTGTGACGCTGGAAGCGCTTGGTTTAGGCGCGATTGCGCATCAGATCGGGCAAACTGGGGTGATACAGGCCGTGGATCGGGTCGGAATGGATGGAATGCTGGCCCTGTGGCAGCCGGCGGCGTCGAATTGA
- the rpsA gene encoding 30S ribosomal protein S1, with protein MASTSADTYSPSRDDFAAMLDESFAGGNLQESSVVKGKVVAIEKDMAVIDVGLKTEGRVALREFSGPGRDSELKVGDEVEVFLDRIENALGEAVLSRDKARREESWGKLEKAFQNNEKVNGVIFNQVKGGFTVDLDGAVAFLPRSQVDIRPIRDVAPLMNNSQPFQILKMDRRRGNIVVSRRTVLEETRAEQRQELVQNLEEGQVIDGVVKNITDYGAFVDLGGIDGLLHVTDIAWRRVNHPTEVLSIGQTVKVKIIKINHETHRISLGMKQLLDDPWQGIEAKYPLGARFTGRVTNITDYGAFVELEPGIEGLIHVSEMSWTKKNMHPGKIVSTSQEVDVQVLEVDSVKRRISLGLKQTMRNPWEVFVEGHPTGSVVEGEVKNKTEFGLFLGLEGDVDGMVHLSDLDWKLPGEQVIDNYKKGDMVKAVVLDVDVEKERISLGIKQLEGDPFAEPGDVKKGAVVTCEVLEVKESGIEVKIAGTDFTTFIKRSELARDRNDQRAERFAVGEKVDARVIQFDKKARKVQVSIKALEVAEEKEAIAQYGSSDSGATLGDILGTALKNRDSK; from the coding sequence ATGGCTTCGACTTCTGCTGATACCTATAGCCCCTCGCGCGATGATTTCGCCGCGATGCTCGACGAGTCCTTCGCAGGTGGCAACCTGCAGGAAAGCTCCGTCGTCAAGGGCAAGGTGGTTGCAATTGAAAAGGACATGGCCGTCATCGACGTCGGCCTGAAGACCGAGGGCCGCGTGGCCCTGCGCGAATTTTCCGGCCCCGGCCGTGACTCTGAACTCAAGGTCGGCGACGAGGTGGAAGTGTTCCTCGATCGCATCGAGAACGCCCTCGGCGAAGCCGTGCTGTCGCGCGACAAGGCGCGCCGCGAGGAGAGCTGGGGCAAGCTCGAGAAGGCGTTCCAGAACAACGAGAAGGTCAACGGCGTCATCTTCAACCAGGTCAAGGGCGGCTTCACCGTCGACCTCGACGGTGCCGTGGCGTTCCTGCCGCGCTCGCAGGTCGACATCCGTCCGATCCGCGACGTTGCGCCGCTGATGAACAACTCGCAGCCGTTCCAGATCCTCAAGATGGACCGCCGCCGCGGCAACATCGTGGTGTCCCGCCGCACGGTTCTCGAAGAGACCCGCGCCGAGCAGCGCCAGGAGCTGGTGCAGAACCTCGAAGAGGGTCAGGTCATCGACGGCGTGGTCAAGAACATCACCGATTACGGTGCGTTCGTTGATCTCGGCGGCATCGACGGCCTGCTGCACGTCACCGACATCGCGTGGCGCCGCGTCAACCACCCGACCGAGGTGCTCTCGATCGGCCAGACCGTGAAGGTCAAGATCATCAAGATCAACCACGAGACGCACCGCATCTCGCTGGGCATGAAGCAGCTGCTGGACGATCCGTGGCAGGGCATCGAAGCCAAGTACCCGCTGGGTGCCCGCTTCACCGGCCGTGTCACCAACATCACCGACTACGGTGCGTTCGTCGAGCTCGAGCCGGGCATCGAAGGCCTGATCCACGTCTCCGAGATGTCGTGGACCAAGAAGAACATGCATCCCGGCAAGATCGTGTCGACCTCGCAGGAAGTCGACGTGCAGGTGCTGGAAGTCGATTCCGTCAAGCGCCGCATCTCGCTCGGCCTCAAGCAGACCATGCGCAACCCCTGGGAGGTCTTCGTCGAAGGTCACCCGACCGGTTCGGTGGTCGAGGGCGAGGTCAAGAACAAGACCGAGTTCGGTCTGTTCCTGGGTCTCGAGGGCGACGTCGACGGCATGGTCCATCTCTCCGATCTCGACTGGAAGCTTCCGGGCGAGCAGGTGATCGACAACTACAAGAAGGGCGACATGGTGAAGGCCGTGGTGCTCGATGTGGATGTCGAGAAGGAGCGTATCTCGCTCGGCATCAAGCAGCTCGAAGGCGACCCCTTCGCCGAGCCGGGCGATGTCAAGAAGGGCGCGGTCGTGACCTGCGAAGTGCTCGAAGTGAAGGAGAGCGGCATCGAGGTGAAGATCGCCGGTACCGACTTCACCACCTTCATCAAGCGCTCGGAGCTCGCGCGTGACCGCAACGACCAGCGCGCCGAACGCTTCGCCGTCGGCGAGAAGGTCGATGCCCGCGTGATCCAGTTCGACAAGAAGGCCCGCAAGGTCCAGGTGTCGATCAAGGCGCTCGAAGTCGCCGAAGAGAAGGAAGCCATCGCGCAGTACGGTTCCTCCGATTCGGGTGCGACGCTCGGCGACATCCTGGGCACCGCGCTCAAGAACCGCGACAGCAAGTAA
- the cmk gene encoding (d)CMP kinase yields MIIAIDGPAASGKGTLGKRLAHHYGYRHLDTGVIYRAVAYALMQSGHDLRDEAAAVQAALELDPEKFGNSALKTQEAGEGASIVSAIPRVREVLLNFQRQFAADPPGAVLDGRDIGTVICPHADVKIFVVADPKVRARRRTMEARARGEDADEAAVLADIIQRDERDKNRPIAPLKPAPDAYLLDNSQLDIEGGVRAAIDIIEAVRAGRSRG; encoded by the coding sequence ATGATCATCGCCATCGACGGGCCCGCCGCCTCGGGCAAGGGGACGCTCGGCAAGCGCCTTGCCCATCATTACGGCTACCGTCATCTCGATACCGGCGTGATCTATCGCGCGGTGGCCTATGCCTTGATGCAGTCGGGTCATGATCTCCGGGATGAGGCAGCGGCGGTGCAGGCGGCGCTGGAACTCGACCCCGAAAAGTTCGGCAACTCCGCGCTGAAGACCCAGGAGGCCGGTGAGGGCGCGTCCATTGTTTCGGCCATTCCCAGGGTTCGCGAAGTCCTGCTCAATTTCCAGCGGCAATTTGCCGCCGATCCGCCCGGTGCGGTGCTGGACGGCCGGGACATTGGAACCGTGATCTGCCCGCATGCCGACGTGAAGATCTTCGTGGTTGCCGACCCCAAGGTCCGTGCGCGGCGACGGACCATGGAGGCAAGGGCGAGGGGCGAAGACGCGGACGAGGCGGCCGTGCTTGCCGACATCATCCAGCGCGACGAACGCGACAAGAACCGGCCGATTGCGCCTTTAAAACCGGCCCCGGATGCTTACTTGCTAGATAACTCCCAACTGGATATAGAAGGCGGCGTCCGGGCCGCCATCGACATTATCGAGGCTGTCCGAGCGGGCCGGTCGCGGGGTTAA
- the aroA gene encoding 3-phosphoshikimate 1-carboxyvinyltransferase, which translates to MTHSDKPTPLRSRASGPLTGKVRVPGDKSISHRALILGALAVGETRISGLLEGEDVLNTAKSMQALGAQVQRTGDFAWKVQGVGVGGFAQPKAALDFGNSGTGCRLVMGAVAGCPISAIFDGDASLRSRPMRRILDPLEKMGARVVSGGEGGRLPLTVQGARDPLPITYKTPVASAQIKSAVLLAGLAAPGTTTVVESEASRDHTELMLKHFGADITSVQEGQHGRRITLVGQPELHGANVVVPADPSSAAFPIVAALIVEGSDIVLSDVMTNPLRTGLFATLREMGASIEESDVRGDAGEPMAQLRVRASKLRGVEVPPERAPSMIDEYLVLAVAASFAEGTTIMRGLQELRVKESDRLEATADMLRVNGVKVEIAGDDLIVEGRGHVPGGGTVATHMDHRIAMSALVMGCASDQPVTVDDTAFIATSFPDFIPMMRSLGAEFS; encoded by the coding sequence GTGACCCATTCCGACAAGCCGACGCCCCTTCGGTCGCGCGCCAGCGGTCCACTGACCGGGAAAGTACGGGTGCCCGGGGACAAGTCGATCTCCCACCGCGCCCTGATCCTGGGCGCACTCGCGGTCGGCGAGACCAGGATTTCGGGCCTGCTCGAGGGCGAGGACGTCCTCAACACCGCCAAATCCATGCAGGCGCTCGGCGCCCAGGTCCAGCGCACCGGCGATTTCGCCTGGAAGGTCCAGGGCGTGGGCGTCGGAGGCTTTGCCCAGCCCAAGGCGGCGCTGGATTTCGGCAATTCAGGCACCGGCTGCCGGCTGGTCATGGGCGCCGTCGCCGGCTGCCCGATCTCGGCGATTTTCGACGGCGACGCCTCCTTGCGCAGCCGCCCCATGCGCCGGATCCTCGATCCGCTGGAAAAGATGGGCGCCAGGGTCGTCTCCGGCGGCGAGGGTGGCCGCCTGCCGCTGACCGTCCAGGGCGCACGCGATCCGCTGCCGATCACCTACAAGACCCCGGTTGCCTCGGCCCAGATCAAATCGGCCGTGCTGCTGGCGGGCCTCGCCGCGCCGGGCACTACGACCGTGGTCGAGAGCGAGGCCAGCCGCGACCACACGGAGCTGATGCTGAAGCATTTTGGCGCCGACATCACCTCGGTGCAGGAAGGCCAGCATGGCCGCCGCATCACGCTCGTCGGTCAGCCCGAGCTGCATGGTGCCAACGTCGTGGTGCCCGCCGACCCGTCTTCTGCGGCATTCCCGATCGTCGCTGCGCTGATCGTCGAAGGCTCCGACATCGTGCTGTCGGACGTCATGACCAATCCGCTGCGCACCGGCCTGTTCGCCACGCTGCGCGAAATGGGCGCCTCGATCGAGGAAAGCGACGTGCGGGGCGATGCCGGCGAGCCGATGGCGCAATTGCGCGTGCGCGCGTCGAAACTGCGCGGCGTCGAGGTACCGCCGGAACGCGCGCCCTCGATGATCGACGAATATCTCGTGCTGGCCGTAGCGGCCTCCTTCGCCGAGGGCACGACCATCATGCGCGGCCTGCAGGAGCTGCGCGTCAAGGAGTCCGACCGTCTCGAGGCCACCGCCGACATGCTCCGCGTCAACGGCGTCAAGGTCGAAATCGCCGGCGACGATCTGATCGTCGAGGGCCGCGGCCATGTCCCCGGCGGCGGCACAGTCGCGACCCATATGGACCATCGCATCGCGATGTCCGCGCTGGTGATGGGCTGCGCCTCCGACCAGCCCGTGACGGTCGACGACACCGCGTTCATCGCCACCAGTTTCCCGGATTTCATTCCGATGATGCGTTCGCTAGGGGCCGAGTTTTCATGA
- a CDS encoding TIGR02300 family protein: MAKSELGTKRICPTTGKKFYDLNKNPVISPYTGEVVPIAPVAPARAPRGAEARSMAQDTAPEPAEAEEMVSLEEADAEENTGKVKAVVPESEDDIEVDETIDDDDDDDSTFIADEEEGDEDVTDIIGDVGGDEET, encoded by the coding sequence GTGGCCAAGTCCGAACTCGGAACCAAACGTATTTGCCCGACCACGGGCAAGAAGTTCTACGACCTCAACAAGAATCCGGTGATCTCGCCCTATACCGGCGAAGTGGTTCCGATCGCCCCGGTTGCCCCTGCTCGCGCGCCCCGTGGCGCAGAAGCCCGCAGCATGGCCCAGGACACCGCGCCGGAGCCGGCCGAAGCCGAAGAGATGGTCTCCCTCGAGGAGGCCGATGCCGAGGAGAACACCGGCAAGGTCAAGGCCGTGGTGCCCGAATCGGAGGACGATATCGAGGTCGACGAGACCATCGATGACGACGATGACGATGATTCGACCTTCATTGCCGACGAAGAAGAGGGCGATGAGGACGTGACCGACATCATTGGTGATGTCGGAGGTGATGAAGAGACTTGA
- a CDS encoding GIY-YIG nuclease family protein, whose product MIQSIEFPDEEYIGATENLKRRLPEHNAGKSAHTAKFKPWKLIWYCAFPDKMKALAFEKYLKSHSGRAFSKKRLC is encoded by the coding sequence ATCATCCAAAGCATCGAATTCCCCGATGAGGAATACATCGGCGCGACCGAGAATTTGAAGCGACGGCTTCCTGAGCACAATGCCGGTAAATCGGCTCACACCGCCAAGTTCAAGCCATGGAAGCTGATCTGGTACTGCGCTTTTCCCGACAAGATGAAGGCCTTGGCATTCGAGAAATATCTCAAGTCACACTCAGGCCGCGCTTTCTCGAAAAAACGGCTCTGCTAA
- a CDS encoding MarR family winged helix-turn-helix transcriptional regulator: MPRKIPALDPQRLDNQICFAVYSAAHAFNRVYKPLLDRLGLTYPQYLVMLVLWERDDVPVKDIGEKLFLDSGTLTPLLKRLEAAHLVRRTRSSEDERQVLIALTPQGHALKDKARSVPQSILAASDCSVSELVAMKDEIVALRDRLNAVIGE, from the coding sequence ATGCCTCGGAAGATACCGGCGCTGGACCCGCAGCGCCTCGACAATCAGATCTGCTTTGCGGTCTATTCGGCCGCGCATGCCTTCAACCGCGTCTACAAGCCGCTGCTCGACCGGCTCGGACTGACCTATCCGCAATATCTGGTGATGTTGGTGCTGTGGGAGCGCGACGACGTGCCGGTCAAGGACATCGGCGAGAAGCTGTTCCTGGATTCGGGCACGCTGACGCCGCTCCTGAAGCGGCTAGAGGCCGCGCATCTCGTCAGACGCACCCGCTCCAGCGAGGACGAGCGGCAAGTGCTGATCGCCCTGACGCCGCAGGGCCACGCGCTGAAGGACAAGGCGCGCAGCGTGCCGCAGTCGATCCTGGCAGCGTCGGACTGCTCGGTGTCGGAGCTGGTCGCAATGAAGGACGAGATCGTCGCGCTGAGGGACCGGCTGAATGCGGTAATCGGGGAGTAG
- a CDS encoding organic hydroperoxide resistance protein, whose protein sequence is MSVNVLYKTSAKATGGRDGHAATLDGALDVKLTTPKELGGGGGAGNNPEQLFAAGYAACFIGAMKFVASQGGPKVPADASVTSTVGIGPRSEGGFGLDIDLAVSLPGLARAEAEALVAKAHQVCPYSNATRGNVDVRLTVV, encoded by the coding sequence ATGTCCGTAAACGTCCTCTACAAGACCAGCGCAAAAGCCACCGGCGGCCGCGACGGCCATGCTGCGACCCTCGACGGCGCGCTCGACGTCAAGCTGACCACGCCGAAGGAGCTCGGGGGTGGCGGCGGCGCCGGCAACAATCCCGAGCAGCTGTTCGCGGCCGGCTATGCCGCCTGCTTCATCGGCGCGATGAAGTTCGTGGCCTCGCAGGGCGGCCCGAAGGTTCCGGCTGACGCCTCCGTCACCTCGACCGTCGGCATCGGCCCGCGCTCCGAGGGCGGCTTCGGCCTCGACATCGACCTCGCCGTCTCGCTCCCGGGCCTTGCCCGTGCGGAGGCCGAGGCGCTGGTCGCGAAGGCGCACCAGGTGTGTCCGTACTCCAATGCCACGCGCGGCAATGTCGACGTTCGCCTGACGGTCGTCTGA
- a CDS encoding CaiB/BaiF CoA transferase family protein: MTEAALGAMSGLRVIDLTRVLGGPYCTQILADHGADVIKVEPPAGDEVREWGPPFHEEDAAYFVGINRNKRSIGLDLASEGGRTVLLKMLETADVLIENFKPGTLEKWGIGNEVLREKFPRLVHCRICGFGADGPRGGNPGYDAIIQAMTGMIAATGSPESGPMRIGVPLVDITTGLYAAIGILMALSERQRSGKGQFLETTLYETGLAIMHPHTANYFMHGKPPSLTGNEHPNLVPYAIFPTKTDNIFIGVGNDGTFRKLAKEIGKPELGTDPRFARNKDRIANREALRAELAAVFSQHEAEPLCNRLLAAGLPAGPVQKIDQALTNPHTIARGDVIEKDWYKGVASPIRLDRSKPSLRRVPPKFSQHAAEVLGEFGYSKSEIDAMVEKGTVCGPERKR, translated from the coding sequence ATGACTGAAGCAGCATTGGGCGCAATGAGCGGACTGCGCGTCATCGATCTCACGCGCGTGCTCGGCGGTCCCTACTGCACCCAGATCCTCGCCGACCACGGCGCCGACGTGATCAAGGTCGAGCCGCCCGCAGGCGACGAGGTGCGCGAATGGGGCCCTCCCTTCCACGAGGAGGATGCGGCCTATTTCGTCGGCATCAACCGCAACAAGCGTTCAATCGGCCTCGACCTCGCCTCCGAGGGCGGCCGAACCGTGCTGCTCAAGATGCTGGAGACGGCCGACGTCCTGATCGAGAATTTCAAGCCGGGCACGCTGGAGAAATGGGGCATCGGCAACGAGGTCTTGCGCGAAAAATTCCCGCGCCTCGTGCATTGCCGGATCTGCGGCTTCGGCGCCGACGGCCCGCGCGGCGGCAATCCCGGCTATGACGCCATCATCCAGGCCATGACCGGCATGATCGCGGCGACGGGATCGCCCGAGAGCGGACCGATGCGGATCGGCGTGCCGCTGGTCGACATCACCACCGGGCTTTATGCCGCGATCGGCATCCTGATGGCGCTCTCCGAGCGGCAGCGCTCCGGCAAGGGCCAGTTCCTGGAAACGACGCTGTACGAGACCGGGCTTGCCATCATGCATCCGCACACCGCGAACTATTTCATGCATGGCAAGCCGCCATCGCTCACCGGCAACGAGCACCCGAACCTCGTGCCTTACGCGATCTTCCCGACCAAGACCGACAACATCTTCATCGGCGTCGGCAATGACGGCACCTTCCGCAAGCTCGCCAAGGAGATCGGCAAGCCCGAGCTCGGCACCGATCCGCGCTTTGCCCGCAACAAGGACCGCATCGCCAACCGCGAGGCGCTGCGCGCCGAGCTGGCCGCGGTGTTCAGCCAGCACGAGGCCGAGCCGCTGTGCAATCGCCTGCTTGCGGCCGGCCTGCCCGCAGGTCCCGTGCAGAAGATCGACCAGGCGTTGACCAACCCGCATACGATCGCGCGCGGCGATGTCATCGAGAAGGACTGGTACAAAGGCGTCGCCTCGCCGATCCGGCTCGATCGCAGCAAGCCAAGCCTGCGCCGCGTGCCGCCGAAATTCAGCCAGCACGCGGCCGAGGTGCTGGGCGAGTTCGGCTATTCCAAGTCCGAGATCGACGCGATGGTCGAGAAGGGCACCGTCTGCGGCCCCGAGCGGAAACGCTAG